The Onychostoma macrolepis isolate SWU-2019 chromosome 20, ASM1243209v1, whole genome shotgun sequence nucleotide sequence tatGGAGTTAAAATTTGAAAGAATCAGTGAAGGAGAAGATAAAtcaaaaacatcagaaagattAGAGGAAGCAATAGAGGAACAAAATGATGTGACgtcaacattattacaattacgGTAGGATATAACAGTCTTTGCAGATTTATCATGTATAGGCAAACTAAAGTGAAAGTCTATGAGTTTATGATCAGAGATACCAGTATCAGAGGAAGAGATGGAACAAATACCAACACCTGAGGTACAGATCAAATCAAGGATATGACCATGAGAATGAGTAGGAAAATTAACATGCTGAGACAAactaaaacaatcaaaaacagaCAGTAGTTGAGTGGTGTTAGAGCAAACAACATCAACATGTATATTAAAGTCACCAAGCAGGAGAACAGGAGAAGACATGGAGCAGGCAAGGGTTAACAGTTCACTAAGTtgggaaaaaaagtttgaaaatgctTTGGGAGGACGATAGAGTAGAATGATAGTAAGAGAGTCAGCCTTCAGAAccatatattcaaatgtatCGGTGTCGTGGAAGTCGAGTTGTGTGATACGGAGATTATCACGGTAGATGACAGCGAGACCACCCCCTTTACCATGCAGTCGTGGCCTGGACAACTGCTTATATCCATATGGCGTGAGTATGTTTAACTGCAGGAAGTCATCAGGAACTTGCCAAGTTTCCGTGAGAAACAAAAAGTCAAGCTTATTGTCAGTTATGAGTTCGTTGAGGTAAGGGGCTTTATCCGAGATGGACCgacagttcaaaagagcagcatgacaGTACGAGGCAGATGAATTTGACGACGATGTTAGCTGACAGTTGTTACCAGTGAGATGAATTAGAGAGCGATGTGATGAGCTGTTAGTAGGGGATGCACTTGGTTTGGATGATTTCCGACGGTCAGACCAGATGCATGGAAGAGCATCAGGCTTAGAGCGAGAGCTATGCATGAAGATACGTGGGGAGCGATGTAAATATCGAGGACGTCGGAGAATCCCTAGCCGCCGACAGTAGTCATTCATCGCCGGGTCGAGGCGCGAGCGACAGTTCAGAGTTTTTAACTGAGACGATGTATATTCAAACTCCATTATAGGCAAAAGGAAAGAGACAAAGCAAAAAAGGAAAGCTATTGCCCGAGGCATTATGGTACTATTGCCAACCAGAGTGAAAGCCACGTTAGCCAAGCCCGAACGTCACATCACAGAAACTGCAAACTAAATGGGAAGCAGCACACCCAAATAGCGAGCAGTAGTAACTTATACAGCACAACAGACAGAGCGAGCGGTAACTCACCCAGCCGATGAACCAGACACCGTGGAAAACGTAACAGGGCAGAGAGCTCGCAGCGGCCGGGTGGCAGAACTTAAAAGTACCAAAGTTCATTAGTATCACTTGCCAAGTCCAAAGACAGGTCCAAAAGCGCCAACAATAAGAGGTGGAGTAgacgaaacaaaaacaaaaaaacaaaacaaaattagtcCAGCagaggggtgaaaacatacaaaaaaagcaGTCCAGGTACAGAGCGGCAGCCAAACGCGCACAGCGTTCCCGACCCGGAAGTAACATTTCGCGTAGTTACGTTTCACAGTGCAGAATAAAGGAGATAAACGCGTGAAAATGGTCTTGGAGAACATTTTGTTGTCTTTATCCTCAGTGCAGTGGACAGATGCAGGGACTGTTTGTCTGTTGTTCGTCATCTTTCTGCTGATCTCGTACCAGCTGAGAAACAGAAAGCCTAGAAAGTATCCCCCTGGACCCACACCTCTCCCCTTAATTGGGAATGTTTACAACCTGGATACTACACAaccacatatttatttaactaaGGTAATTCACAGCCTAttgttgttgtgatttttaagtCTGAATGAGGTCTGAAATCTTAAGCCCTGTAACCCTGATtatgttaaacatttttacagtttttctccaTATTAACTCTTTTCTTGCAGTTGTCAGACCACTATGGCAACATTTTCAGCTTGCGTCTGGGAAGCTTAAACACTGTTGTTGTGAATACCTACAGCATGGTCAAGAAAGCCCTTATTGATCAAGCAAACATTTTCACAGGCCGTCCAACCAATGATGTGCTCAAAAGAATAATCAAGTGCCAAGGTACACATTAATGTTGGGAAAATACCATTAAAATACATTCTAACTCTCATCTATCATATTCTGTAATGTCTGGCAGCAGGTGTAACCTTCAATAATGGCTACAGCTGGAAGCAACAGAGGCGTTTCACTCTAAGTACTCTTAAATACTTTGGTGTGGGAAAGAGGAGCCTGGAAGTCATCATCATGGAAGAATACAAATTCCTGCACCAGACCATCATGGATACCAATGGTAAGTACAGTAGCAGCATTATTGTGATGCTAAGAATCAGAACCTGACTTATATTTAGGTTTATCATGCTTTTTGGTTTGTTATTGTCAGAATTCTGCATTATATTTTTGCAGGTTTTAGTTATATGAACACTGATAAGCATTTCTAACCCCTTGTGGTATTACTGTTGTAAACCCCTAAACTTGAGTATTACAGTTAAAAGGATAGTTTGcacaaaaatgaatgtttgtgtggaatatatgtatatgtgtgtgtatataaccccttacatttttcactcttagttatattgcagccatttgctaaaatcatttaagttttaaaaattcccatttttttcctcaatgtacacacagcaccccatattgacagaaaaacacagaattgttgacatttttgcagatttattaaaaaagaaaaactgaaatatcacatggtcctaagtattcagacccttttctcagtatttagtagaagcacccttttgatctaatacagccatgagtctttttgggaaagatgcaagtttttcacacctggatttggggatcctctgccattcctccttgcagatcctctccagttttaggtctctccagagatgctcaattgggtttaagtcagggctctggctgggccattcaagaacagtcacggagttgttgtgaagccactccttcgttattttagctgtgtgcttagggtcattgtcttgttggaaggaaaaccttcggcccagtctgaggtcctgagcactctggagaaggttttcgtccaggatatccctgtacttggccgctttcatctttccctcgattgcaaccagtcgtcctgtccctgcagctgaaaaacacccccacagcatgatgctgccaccaccatgcttcactgttgggactgtattggacaggtgatgagcagtgcctggttttctccatacataccgcttagaattaaggccaaagagttatatcttggtctcatcagaccagagaatcttatttctcaccatcttggagtccttcaggtgttttttagcaaactccatgcgggctttcatgtgtcttgcactgaggagaggcttccgtcgggccactctgccataaagccccgactggtggagggctgcagtgatggttgactttctacaactttctcccatctcccgactgcatctctggagctcagccacagtgatctttgggctcttctccccgatagctcagtttggcggacggccagctctaggaagggttctggtcgtcccaaacgccttccatttaaggattatggaggccactgtgctcttaggaaccttaagtgcagcagaaatttttttttaaccttggccagatctgtgccttgccacaattcggtctctgagctcttcaggcagttcctttgacctcaagattctcatttgctctgacatgcactgtgagctgtaaggtcttatatagacaggtgtgtggctttcctaatcaagtccaatcagtataatcaaacacagctggactcaaatgaaggtgtagaaccatctcaaggatgatcagaagaaatggacagcacctgagttaaatatatgagtgtcacagcaaagggtctgaatacttagggccatgtgatatttcagtttttcttttttaataaatctgcaaaaaaaattctgtcaatatggtgctgtgtgtacattaatgacgaaaaaaaatgaacttaaatatttgatcaaatggctgcaatataacaaagagtgaaaaatttaagggggtctgaatactttccgtacccactgtgtatatatatatatatatatatatatatatgtgtatatatattagttctTCCACCAGATGGCACCAGTCTGTCTTccatgcattataaatgtaaaatttaaacactgattgatacatttttaacttaaatattgatgtttttttctaatgCTTGTGTCATTTTATATAGAAAAAATGTTGCATAATTTAGTGCTGAATATTGCCTAGCACCATGAAATCCCCTCAAAATATAAAGGAATACATATTATTGACAATATAtagtattcatttttttttttttttaaatgtcttcttGTTTACCATGTTTAATCCCTAAGTAAAGAGTACTAGAGAGGTAAGAACACAAGCCATATGTAGGGACAAAAATATCATAAGAGACTTGCAGATGGACTCTTTTGATATGGTCTATtaagcaaccacctagcaacaccctagtagTTGCAAAGCAATGCACTTAAAACTACTCAGGGGCCAGTGGCATAAACATAGCCACATTTTAAGACTGTTttttaagaactagtttgaTCAGCTAGCAGTTAACCAAGTGGTAATCAGTCTTACATTTTGGATTCAAATTAGACCAATCTACCTTTTTATGTAACTGACATGACGAAGAAAAAAATTTGATGAGTAACCTCAGTTTATGCAACCAGCACTAGGACTCAGAACTCCTTAAGCAGCTGCATTGCAACACATGGACAACCTCTgttaacatgcaaaaaaaaaaagtaaaaatgtactTTGAAACTGAAACTAGCTTCACCTGCCTTGTATTTTATTAGGGCTGCCATTCGACCCTCATTACTTTATTAACAATGCTGTCTCCAACATCATCTGCTCCATGGTATTTGGCAAGAGGTTTGAATACACTGACCAAAGGTTTCTGAACATGCTCGGTCTAATATCTAAAGCCCTTAAACTACAAACGTCTGTGTGGATACAGGTACTAATATGTTCATTCTGAAGATGAGATGAAAAGATATAGTAAACTAAACAAAGTGCATTATTTGAAAacttaactaaaaaaataaaggtgcccACCCAAGCTGACCTGCTACTTGTCCATTATAGCTTTACAGTGTTTTCCCTTGGGTTATGGACCTCCTCCCGGGACCTCATAAAGACCTGTTTTCCTGCTTCCATCAAGTTCGTGCTTTTATTAAGGAAGAGGTGGACAAGCATTATGCAGACTGGGACCCCTCCTCACCCAGAGATTTTATAGACTGCTATCTTACTGAGATTCAGAAGGTACTAT carries:
- the LOC131526776 gene encoding cytochrome P450 2J2 isoform X2; the protein is MQSWPGQLLISIWLQWTDAGTVCLLFVIFLLISYQLRNRKPRKYPPGPTPLPLIGNVYNLDTTQPHIYLTKLSDHYGNIFSLRLGSLNTVVVNTYSMVKKALIDQANIFTGRPTNDVLKRIIKCQGVTFNNGYSWKQQRRFTLSTLKYFGVGKRSLEVIIMEEYKFLHQTIMDTNGLPFDPHYFINNAVSNIICSMVFGKRFEYTDQRFLNMLGLISKALKLQTSVWIQLYSVFPWVMDLLPGPHKDLFSCFHQVRAFIKEEVDKHYADWDPSSPRDFIDCYLTEIQKRKDDLEAGFHEEGLQYAVLDLFVAGTETTSTTLLWAFVYMMKYQEIQEKVQEEIDKVVGRSRRPIMDDRSSMPYTDAVIHEVQRMGNVVPLSVPRMTNEDTILEGYFIPKGTQIIPNLTSVLFEQTKWKTPHSFDPHNFLNTQGEFEKPEAFIPFSAGKRSCPGESLARMELFLFFTSFLQSYTLSPPEGTQTSLEFKFGMTLSPKPFRICFTPR
- the LOC131526776 gene encoding cytochrome P450 2J2 isoform X1; the encoded protein is MQSWPGQLLISIWLQWTDAGTVCLLFVIFLLISYQLRNRKPRKYPPGPTPLPLIGNVYNLDTTQPHIYLTKLSDHYGNIFSLRLGSLNTVVVNTYSMVKKALIDQANIFTGRPTNDVLKRIIKCQAGVTFNNGYSWKQQRRFTLSTLKYFGVGKRSLEVIIMEEYKFLHQTIMDTNGLPFDPHYFINNAVSNIICSMVFGKRFEYTDQRFLNMLGLISKALKLQTSVWIQLYSVFPWVMDLLPGPHKDLFSCFHQVRAFIKEEVDKHYADWDPSSPRDFIDCYLTEIQKRKDDLEAGFHEEGLQYAVLDLFVAGTETTSTTLLWAFVYMMKYQEIQEKVQEEIDKVVGRSRRPIMDDRSSMPYTDAVIHEVQRMGNVVPLSVPRMTNEDTILEGYFIPKGTQIIPNLTSVLFEQTKWKTPHSFDPHNFLNTQGEFEKPEAFIPFSAGKRSCPGESLARMELFLFFTSFLQSYTLSPPEGTQTSLEFKFGMTLSPKPFRICFTPR
- the LOC131526776 gene encoding cytochrome P450 2J2 isoform X3, with the protein product MVLENILLSLSSVQWTDAGTVCLLFVIFLLISYQLRNRKPRKYPPGPTPLPLIGNVYNLDTTQPHIYLTKLSDHYGNIFSLRLGSLNTVVVNTYSMVKKALIDQANIFTGRPTNDVLKRIIKCQAGVTFNNGYSWKQQRRFTLSTLKYFGVGKRSLEVIIMEEYKFLHQTIMDTNGLPFDPHYFINNAVSNIICSMVFGKRFEYTDQRFLNMLGLISKALKLQTSVWIQLYSVFPWVMDLLPGPHKDLFSCFHQVRAFIKEEVDKHYADWDPSSPRDFIDCYLTEIQKRKDDLEAGFHEEGLQYAVLDLFVAGTETTSTTLLWAFVYMMKYQEIQEKVQEEIDKVVGRSRRPIMDDRSSMPYTDAVIHEVQRMGNVVPLSVPRMTNEDTILEGYFIPKGTQIIPNLTSVLFEQTKWKTPHSFDPHNFLNTQGEFEKPEAFIPFSAGKRSCPGESLARMELFLFFTSFLQSYTLSPPEGTQTSLEFKFGMTLSPKPFRICFTPR
- the LOC131526776 gene encoding cytochrome P450 2J2 isoform X4 — its product is MAVQWTDAGTVCLLFVIFLLISYQLRNRKPRKYPPGPTPLPLIGNVYNLDTTQPHIYLTKLSDHYGNIFSLRLGSLNTVVVNTYSMVKKALIDQANIFTGRPTNDVLKRIIKCQAGVTFNNGYSWKQQRRFTLSTLKYFGVGKRSLEVIIMEEYKFLHQTIMDTNGLPFDPHYFINNAVSNIICSMVFGKRFEYTDQRFLNMLGLISKALKLQTSVWIQLYSVFPWVMDLLPGPHKDLFSCFHQVRAFIKEEVDKHYADWDPSSPRDFIDCYLTEIQKRKDDLEAGFHEEGLQYAVLDLFVAGTETTSTTLLWAFVYMMKYQEIQEKVQEEIDKVVGRSRRPIMDDRSSMPYTDAVIHEVQRMGNVVPLSVPRMTNEDTILEGYFIPKGTQIIPNLTSVLFEQTKWKTPHSFDPHNFLNTQGEFEKPEAFIPFSAGKRSCPGESLARMELFLFFTSFLQSYTLSPPEGTQTSLEFKFGMTLSPKPFRICFTPR